From a region of the Mercurialis annua linkage group LG1-X, ddMerAnnu1.2, whole genome shotgun sequence genome:
- the LOC126660583 gene encoding G-type lectin S-receptor-like serine/threonine-protein kinase SD1-29 isoform X2: MAAFMNQMCFGMQVAFLWFFLFNLFFSLAYCSVIYNVTSSRAVTPAQTLSSPNHIFELGFFTPNNSHNHYVGIWYKEATPQTVIWVANREKPVTSSSKSLIIGRNGNLMLLDGQQNIVWSTDISGSSNGSIAVLSDDGKLILRDGFTGLTLWDNFKNPTNVLLPGTRLAFNNTSGERLFLNSWKTENDPSPGDFTASISLETPSQAFVLKGSKLHWRSGPWDKAKFIGIPEINADYQIIDGPQPGTAFFDFGVLRNCSYSMTILSSIGILRFLCWDPVRRWYARWETPIAPCEIYGACGPFGVCQRYDPNLTCRCLKGFVPKSDEEWGRENWTGGCVRRTELSCGRNTSATNTTTEGGKPDGFLKFSGLKVPDSAEFLNVLDINECHQQCFNNCSCSGYAFVSGIGCLVWTGNLVDMHELPFDGQDLFLRVANAELKGDDKKVKEKLIISLVTVALFISMIYGLVKWRANQTIKKNASTSRAFMRRIVLEDQNKDPVELPLFDFNSILVATSNFDEENKLGQGGYGPVYKGKLQDGKDVAIKRLSANSGQGTEEFKNEVMLISKLQHRNLVRLIGCCVERQERILIYEFMSNKSLDTYLFDPAKKAELDWNKRFNIIIGVARGLLYLHRDSCLRVIHRDLKVSNILLDEKMNPKISDFGLARMFEGTQVLGNTHRVVGTLGYMAPEYVLGGIYSEKSDVFGFGVLILEIVCGRKVNSFQFDEQQHMSLLAHAWQSWNESKGLDMIDEAVADSYSTAEVSRCVNVGLVCVQDHAADRLNMAAVVTMLSGEKTNLPQPKQPTFTFQNVSTSSNLQSQSNSTWSVNNVTASIVEPR, encoded by the exons ATGGCAGCATTTATGAATCAGATGTGTTTCGGTATGCAAGTTGCATTCTTGTGGttctttttattcaatttgttcTTCTCATTAGCTTATTGTTCTGTTATCTACAACGTTACTTCATCAAGAGCAGTAACTCCAGCACAAACTCTTAGCTCTCCCAACCACATTTTCGAGTTGGGTTTTTTTACTCCCAACAATTCCCATAATCATTATGTGGGAATTTGGTATAAGGAAGCTACTCCCCAGACTGTTATTTGGGTGGCTAATAGAGAGAAGCCTGTTACAAGTTCCTCAAAAAGTTTAATTATAGGTAGAAATGGGAATTTGATGCTTTTAGATGGGCAGCAGAATATTGTCTGGTCTACCGACATATCTGGTTCGTCAAATGGTTCAATTGCTGTGCTCTCAGATGATGGGAAGTTGATTTTGAGGGATGGTTTTACTGGTTTAACTCTATGGGATAACTTCAAGAATCCAACAAATGTACTCTTGCCAGGCACACGGTTGGCCTTCAATAACACAAGTGGTGAGAGACTTTTTCTTAATTCTTGGAAAACTGAAAATGATCCTTCTCCTGGGGATTTCACTGCTTCTATATCATTGGAGACGCCGTCACAAGCTTTTGTCTTGAAAGGGTCTAAACTTCATTGGAGGAGTGGTCCATGGGATAAGGCTAAGTTTATTGGGATACCAGAAATAAATGCTGATTATCAAATCATTGATGGTCCTCAGCCAGGAACTgctttttttgattttggtgTACTCAGAAACTGTAGTTACTCCATGACTATACTTTCATCAATAGGAATATTAAGGTTTTTGTGTTGGGATCCAGTCAGGCGCTGGTATGCTAGATGGGAGACACCTATTGCTCCATGTGAAATCTATGGAGCTTGTGGACCTTTTGGGGTTTGTCAAAGGTATGACCCAAATCTAACTTGTAGATGCTTGAAAGGGTTTGTGCCAAAGTCCGATGAAGAATGGGGAAGAGAAAACTGGACAGGAGGGTGCGTAAGGCGAACAGAATTAAGTTGTGGAAGAAACACAAGTGCCACTAATACTACAACTGAAGGAGGAAAACCAGATGGTTTCTTGAAGTTTAGTGGCTTAAAAGTTCCAGATTCTGCCGAGTTCTTGAACGTTTTAGATATAAATGAATGCCATCAGCAGTGCTTCAATAACTGTTCCTGTTCAGGTTATGCATTTGTAAGTGGAATAGGATGTTTGGTTTGGACAGGAAATCTTGTGGATATGCACGAGTTACCCTTCGACGGACAAGATCTTTTTCTTCGTGTTGCTAATGCAGAACTGAAAG GTGATGATAAGAAGGTAAAAGAAAAACTCATAATCAGCCTAGTCACTGTTGCTTTATTCATTTCTATGATCTATGGTCTTGTGAAGTGGAGAGCCAACCAAACAATTAAGAAAAATG CTTCCACTTCAAGAGCATTTATGCGGAGAATCGTTTTAGAAGATCAAAATAAAGATCCAGTAGAATTGCCTTTGTTTGACTTCAATAGCATTTTAGTTGCCACCAGCAACTTCGACGAAGAAAACAAACTTGGGCAAGGAGGATATGGTCCAGTTTATAAG GGAAAGCTGCAAGATGGGAAGGACGTGGCGATTAAAAGACTTTCAGCTAACTCTGGTCAAGGAACGGAAGAGTTCAAGAATGAAGTGATGTTGATATCCAAACTCCAACATAGAAATCTTGTCAGACTCATAGGTTGCTGCGTCGAAAGACAAGAGAGGATACTAATTTACGAGTTCATGTCCAACAAAAGCTTGGACACCTATCTCTTTG ATCCTGCAAAAAAGGCAGAGCTTGATTGGAACAAACGGTTCAATATTATAATTGGAGTTGCTAGAGGGCTTCTTTATCTCCACCGCGATTCTTGTTTAAGGGTCATACATAGAGATTTGAAGGTCAGCAACATTCTTTTGGATGAGAAGATGAACCCTAAAATATCGGATTTTGGATTGGCACGAATGTTTGAAGGCACACAAGTTCTTGGAAACACTCACAGGGTTGTCGGAACATT GGGATATATGGCTCCAGAATACGTGTTAGGCGGCATATATTCAGAGAAATCCGACGTATTTGGATTTGGAGTCTTGATTTTAGAAATAGTGTGCGGCAGAAAGGTCAACAGCTTCCAGTTTGATGAACAACAACACATGAGCCTTCTAGCCCAT GCATGGCAATCATGGAACGAAAGCAAGGGCTTAGACATGATAGATGAAGCAGTGGCAGATTCGTATTCGACAGCGGAAGTAAGTAGATGTGTAAATGTTGGTCTAGTTTGTGTGCAGGATCATGCAGCAGATAGATTAAACATGGCGGCTGTAGTTACTATGTTAAGTGGTGAAAAAACAAACCTTCCTCAACCGAAACAACCTACATTTACGTTTCAGAATGTGTCGACGAGCAGCAATTTACAGTCACAAAGTAACTCTACATGGTCTGTCAATAATGTCACTGCATCAATTGTTGAACCGCGATAA
- the LOC126660583 gene encoding G-type lectin S-receptor-like serine/threonine-protein kinase At1g61370 isoform X1, which translates to MAAFMNQMCFGMQVAFLWFFLFNLFFSLAYCSVIYNVTSSRAVTPAQTLSSPNHIFELGFFTPNNSHNHYVGIWYKEATPQTVIWVANREKPVTSSSKSLIIGRNGNLMLLDGQQNIVWSTDISGSSNGSIAVLSDDGKLILRDGFTGLTLWDNFKNPTNVLLPGTRLAFNNTSGERLFLNSWKTENDPSPGDFTASISLETPSQAFVLKGSKLHWRSGPWDKAKFIGIPEINADYQIIDGPQPGTAFFDFGVLRNCSYSMTILSSIGILRFLCWDPVRRWYARWETPIAPCEIYGACGPFGVCQRYDPNLTCRCLKGFVPKSDEEWGRENWTGGCVRRTELSCGRNTSATNTTTEGGKPDGFLKFSGLKVPDSAEFLNVLDINECHQQCFNNCSCSGYAFVSGIGCLVWTGNLVDMHELPFDGQDLFLRVANAELKGDDKKVKEKLIISLVTVALFISMIYGLVKWRANQTIKKNAAASTSRAFMRRIVLEDQNKDPVELPLFDFNSILVATSNFDEENKLGQGGYGPVYKGKLQDGKDVAIKRLSANSGQGTEEFKNEVMLISKLQHRNLVRLIGCCVERQERILIYEFMSNKSLDTYLFDPAKKAELDWNKRFNIIIGVARGLLYLHRDSCLRVIHRDLKVSNILLDEKMNPKISDFGLARMFEGTQVLGNTHRVVGTLGYMAPEYVLGGIYSEKSDVFGFGVLILEIVCGRKVNSFQFDEQQHMSLLAHAWQSWNESKGLDMIDEAVADSYSTAEVSRCVNVGLVCVQDHAADRLNMAAVVTMLSGEKTNLPQPKQPTFTFQNVSTSSNLQSQSNSTWSVNNVTASIVEPR; encoded by the exons ATGGCAGCATTTATGAATCAGATGTGTTTCGGTATGCAAGTTGCATTCTTGTGGttctttttattcaatttgttcTTCTCATTAGCTTATTGTTCTGTTATCTACAACGTTACTTCATCAAGAGCAGTAACTCCAGCACAAACTCTTAGCTCTCCCAACCACATTTTCGAGTTGGGTTTTTTTACTCCCAACAATTCCCATAATCATTATGTGGGAATTTGGTATAAGGAAGCTACTCCCCAGACTGTTATTTGGGTGGCTAATAGAGAGAAGCCTGTTACAAGTTCCTCAAAAAGTTTAATTATAGGTAGAAATGGGAATTTGATGCTTTTAGATGGGCAGCAGAATATTGTCTGGTCTACCGACATATCTGGTTCGTCAAATGGTTCAATTGCTGTGCTCTCAGATGATGGGAAGTTGATTTTGAGGGATGGTTTTACTGGTTTAACTCTATGGGATAACTTCAAGAATCCAACAAATGTACTCTTGCCAGGCACACGGTTGGCCTTCAATAACACAAGTGGTGAGAGACTTTTTCTTAATTCTTGGAAAACTGAAAATGATCCTTCTCCTGGGGATTTCACTGCTTCTATATCATTGGAGACGCCGTCACAAGCTTTTGTCTTGAAAGGGTCTAAACTTCATTGGAGGAGTGGTCCATGGGATAAGGCTAAGTTTATTGGGATACCAGAAATAAATGCTGATTATCAAATCATTGATGGTCCTCAGCCAGGAACTgctttttttgattttggtgTACTCAGAAACTGTAGTTACTCCATGACTATACTTTCATCAATAGGAATATTAAGGTTTTTGTGTTGGGATCCAGTCAGGCGCTGGTATGCTAGATGGGAGACACCTATTGCTCCATGTGAAATCTATGGAGCTTGTGGACCTTTTGGGGTTTGTCAAAGGTATGACCCAAATCTAACTTGTAGATGCTTGAAAGGGTTTGTGCCAAAGTCCGATGAAGAATGGGGAAGAGAAAACTGGACAGGAGGGTGCGTAAGGCGAACAGAATTAAGTTGTGGAAGAAACACAAGTGCCACTAATACTACAACTGAAGGAGGAAAACCAGATGGTTTCTTGAAGTTTAGTGGCTTAAAAGTTCCAGATTCTGCCGAGTTCTTGAACGTTTTAGATATAAATGAATGCCATCAGCAGTGCTTCAATAACTGTTCCTGTTCAGGTTATGCATTTGTAAGTGGAATAGGATGTTTGGTTTGGACAGGAAATCTTGTGGATATGCACGAGTTACCCTTCGACGGACAAGATCTTTTTCTTCGTGTTGCTAATGCAGAACTGAAAG GTGATGATAAGAAGGTAAAAGAAAAACTCATAATCAGCCTAGTCACTGTTGCTTTATTCATTTCTATGATCTATGGTCTTGTGAAGTGGAGAGCCAACCAAACAATTAAGAAAAATG CTGCAGCTTCCACTTCAAGAGCATTTATGCGGAGAATCGTTTTAGAAGATCAAAATAAAGATCCAGTAGAATTGCCTTTGTTTGACTTCAATAGCATTTTAGTTGCCACCAGCAACTTCGACGAAGAAAACAAACTTGGGCAAGGAGGATATGGTCCAGTTTATAAG GGAAAGCTGCAAGATGGGAAGGACGTGGCGATTAAAAGACTTTCAGCTAACTCTGGTCAAGGAACGGAAGAGTTCAAGAATGAAGTGATGTTGATATCCAAACTCCAACATAGAAATCTTGTCAGACTCATAGGTTGCTGCGTCGAAAGACAAGAGAGGATACTAATTTACGAGTTCATGTCCAACAAAAGCTTGGACACCTATCTCTTTG ATCCTGCAAAAAAGGCAGAGCTTGATTGGAACAAACGGTTCAATATTATAATTGGAGTTGCTAGAGGGCTTCTTTATCTCCACCGCGATTCTTGTTTAAGGGTCATACATAGAGATTTGAAGGTCAGCAACATTCTTTTGGATGAGAAGATGAACCCTAAAATATCGGATTTTGGATTGGCACGAATGTTTGAAGGCACACAAGTTCTTGGAAACACTCACAGGGTTGTCGGAACATT GGGATATATGGCTCCAGAATACGTGTTAGGCGGCATATATTCAGAGAAATCCGACGTATTTGGATTTGGAGTCTTGATTTTAGAAATAGTGTGCGGCAGAAAGGTCAACAGCTTCCAGTTTGATGAACAACAACACATGAGCCTTCTAGCCCAT GCATGGCAATCATGGAACGAAAGCAAGGGCTTAGACATGATAGATGAAGCAGTGGCAGATTCGTATTCGACAGCGGAAGTAAGTAGATGTGTAAATGTTGGTCTAGTTTGTGTGCAGGATCATGCAGCAGATAGATTAAACATGGCGGCTGTAGTTACTATGTTAAGTGGTGAAAAAACAAACCTTCCTCAACCGAAACAACCTACATTTACGTTTCAGAATGTGTCGACGAGCAGCAATTTACAGTCACAAAGTAACTCTACATGGTCTGTCAATAATGTCACTGCATCAATTGTTGAACCGCGATAA
- the LOC126665245 gene encoding G-type lectin S-receptor-like serine/threonine-protein kinase At1g61370 codes for MPFPVKVIFLWVFLFNLFFSFAYCSVIYNVTSSRVVTPEETLSSPNHIFELGFFTPNNSHNHYVGIWYKEVTPRTVIWVANRDNPATSSSRSLTIGRDGNLVLLDGQQNVVWSTNISGSSNGSNAVLSDDGKLILRDGVTGSTLWDNSQHPTDTLLPGSWLTFNNTNGKRLIVNSWKTENDPSPGDFTSGLSLETPSQSFVWKGSKPHWRSGPWDKAKFIGIPEMHGDYESGLTFIDGLQPGSAYIEVRVLRNCSYSMFMVSSTGVLRFLCWVPVRGWHARWEAPVTPCEVYGACGYFGVCKRYDPNLTCSCLKGFVPKSDEEWNRGNWTGGCVRRTELNCGRNTSAADGFLKFSGLKVPDSAEFVNVLDENACHQHCLNNCSCSGYAYVDSIGCLVWTGNLVDMIVLPFGGPDLFLRVADAELKGYDKKVKEKLIISPVTVAVIISMIYGLMKWRANQTIKKNAEQPFMWRSPSDDNDKDPVELPLFDFNSILVATSNFDEQNKLGQGGYGPVYKGKLQDGKDVAIKRLSTNSGQGTEEFKNEVMLISKLQHRNLVRLIGCCVERQERILIYEFMSNKSLDKYLFDPAKKVELDWNKRFNVIIGVARGLLYLHRDSRLRVIHRDLKVSNILLDEKMNPKISDFGLARMFEGTQVLGSTHRVVGTLGYMAPEYLYGGIYSEKSDVFGFGVLILEIVCGRKVNSFQFDEHQMSLLAFAWQSWDESKGLDMIDEVVADSYFTAEVSRCVNVGLLCVQDHAADRPNMAAVVTMLSGEKTNLPQPKQPTFTFQNVSTSSNHSQRNSTGSINNVTESIVEPR; via the exons atGCCATTTCCTGTAAAAGTTATATTCTTGTGGGtctttttattcaatttgttcTTCTCATTTGCTTATTGTTCTGTAATCTACAACGTTACTTCATCAAGAGTAGTAACTCCAGAAGAAACTCTTAGCTCTCCGAACCACATTTTCGAGTTGGGATTTTTTACTCCTAACAATTCTCATAATCATTATGTGGGAATTTGGTATAAGGAAGTTACTCCCCGGACTGTTATTTGGGTGGCTAATAGAGACAATCCTGCTACAAGTTCCTCGAGAAGTCTAACGATAGGCAGAGATGGGAATTTGGTGCTTTTGGATGGTCAGCAGAATGTTGTCTGGTCTACCAACATATCTGGTTCGTCAAACGGTTCAAATGCTGTGCTCTCAGACGACGGAAAGTTGATTTTGAGGGATGGTGTTACAGGTTCAACTCTATGGGATAACTCACAGCATCCAACAGATACACTCTTGCCAGGCTCATGGTTGACCTTCAATAACACAAATGGAAAAAGATTGATTGTTAATTCTTGGAAAACTGAAAATGATCCTTCGCCCGGGGACTTTACTTCTGGTTTATCGCTAGAGACACCGTCACAATCGTTTGTCTGGAAAGGGTCGAAACCTCATTGGAGGAGTGGCCCATGGGATAAGGCTAAGTTTATTGGCATACCTGAAATGCATGGTGATTATGAGAGTGGATTAACATTCATTGATGGTCTTCAGCCAGGATCTGCTTATATTGAAGTCAGGGTACTCAGAAACTGTAGTTACTCCATGTTTATGGTCTCCTCAACAGGAGTATTAAGGTTTTTGTGTTGGGTTCCAGTCAGGGGCTGGCATGCTAGATGGGAGGCACCTGTTACTCCATGTGAAGTCTATGGAGCATGTGGATATTTTGGGGTTTGCAAAAGATATGATCCAAATCTAACTTGTAGTTGCTTGAAAGGGTTCGTGCCAAAATCAGATGAAGAGTGGAACAGAGGAAACTGGACAGGAGGGTGCGTAAGGCGAACCGAATTAAACTGTGGAAGAAACACAAGTGCCGCAGATGGTTTCTTGAAGTTTAGTGGCTTAAAAGTTCCTGATTCTGCCGAGTTCGTCAACGTTTTGGATGAAAATGCATGCCATCAACATTGCTTGAATAACTGTTCTTGTTCAGGTTATGCATATGTAGATTCAATAGGATGTTTGGTTTGGACAGGAAATCTCGTGGATATGATCGTGTTACCCTTCGGCGGACCAGATCTTTTTCTTCGTGTTGCGGATGCAGAACTGAAAG GTTATGATAAGAAGGTTAAAGAAAAACTCATAATCAGCCCAGTCACTGTTGCTGTAATCATTTCTATGATCTATGGTCTTATGAAATGGAGAGCCAACCAAACAATTAAGAAGAATG CTGAACAACCATTTATGTGGAGAAGCCCTTCAGATGATAATGATAAAGATCCTGTAGAATTGCCTTTGTTTGACTTCAATAGCATTTTAGTTGCGACCAGCAACTTCGACGAACAAAATAAACTTGGGCAAGGAGGATATGGTCCAGTTTATAAG GGAAAGCTGCAAGATGGGAAGGATGTGGCGATTAAAAGACTTTCGACTAACTCTGGACAAGGAACAGAAGAGTTCAAGAATGAAGTGATGTTGATATCCAAACTCCAGCACAGAAATCTTGTCAGACTCATAGGTTGCTGCGTCGAAAGACAAGAGAGGATACTAATTTACGAGTTCATGTCCAACAAAAGCTTGGACAAATATCTCTTTG ATCCGGCAAAAAAGGTAGAGCTTGATTGGAACAAACGGTTCAATGTTATTATTGGAGTTGCTAGAGGGCTTCTTTATCTCCACCGCGATTCTCGTTTGAGGGTCATTCATAGAGATTTGAAGGTCAGCAACATTCTTTTGGATGAGAAGATGAACCCTAAAATATCAGATTTTGGATTGGCACGAATGTTTGAAGGCACACAAGTTCTTGGAAGCACTCACAGGGTTGTCGGAACATT GGGGTATATGGCTCCGGAGTATCTGTACGGCGGCATATATTCAGAGAAATCCGACGTATTTGGCTTCGGAGTCTTGATTTTAGAAATTGTCTGCGGCAGGAAGGTTAATAGTTTCCAGTTTGATGAACATCAAATGAGCCTTCTAGCTTTT GCATGGCAATCATGGGACGAAAGCAAGGGCTTAGACATGATAGATGAAGTTGTGGCAGATTCGTATTTTACAGCGGAAGTAAGCAGATGTGTAAATGTTGGTCTACTTTGTGTGCAGGATCATGCTGCAGATAGACCAAACATGGCTGCTGTAGTTACTATGTTAAGTGGTGAAAAAACAAATCTTCCTCAACCGAAACAACCTACGTTTACGTTCCAAAATGTGTCGACTAGCAGCAATCACTCACAAAGAAATTCTACAGGGTCCATCAATAATGTCACTGAATCAATTGTTGAACCGCGATAA